A window of Gadus chalcogrammus isolate NIFS_2021 chromosome 16, NIFS_Gcha_1.0, whole genome shotgun sequence contains these coding sequences:
- the LOC130406186 gene encoding myelin protein zero-like protein 2: MCAKLLVLVVVYGLAASGMLAVQGMKVYTSSDVEAVNGTDVRLKCTFQSSASINLNSITVSWSFRPLGPGREESVFYYHMKAYPPLEGRFRKRAVWAGDIMSRDASIIVREVKFTYNGTFSCQIKNPPDVHGNAGEIRFRVVHTASFSELLLLALAIGGAIGLVVIFLVVFVSCRRCAKNRARQRHAEVDQESPRKERKDPTACHPSRAVHLYVSQSSFEMDSSDGMISTASSNEPSSSSEEERSTDEEVGGDSD, from the exons gcatGCTGGCAGTGCAGGGCATGAAGGTGTACACGTCCTCCGATGTGGAGGCAGTCAACGGCACCGACGTGCGGCTCAAGTGCACCTTCCAGAGCTCCGCCTCCATCAACCTCAACAGCATCACCGTCTCCTGGAGCTTCAGGCCCCTGGGGCCCGGCCGCGAGGAGTCG GTCTTCTACTACCACATGAAGGCGTACCCGCCGCTGGAGGGCCGCTTCAGGAAGCGGGCCGTGTGGGCCGGGGACATCATGAGCCGCGACGCCTCCATCATCGTGCGGGAGGTGAAGTTCACCTACAACGGCACCTTCAGCTGCCAGATCAAGAACCCGCCCGACGTCCACGGCAACGCCGGGGAGATCCGCTTCCGCGTCGTCCACACAG CCTCCTTCTCTGAGCTGTTGCTCCTGGCGCTGGCCATCGGGGGCGCCATCGGCCTGGTGGTCATCTTCCTGGTGGTCTTCGTGTCCTGCAGAAGGTGCGCCAAGAACAGGGCGCGGCAAAGGCACGCCGAGGTGGACCAGGAGTCCCCCCGCAAAGAGAGGAAAGATCCCACGGCCTG CCACCCATCGAGGGCGGTCCACCTGTATGTGTCTCAGTCGTCTTTCGAGATGGACAGTTCGGACGGCATGATCTCCACAGCCAGCTCCAACGAGCCCAGTTCCTCctcagaggaagagaggagcactgacgaggaggtgggcggggaCTCTGACTGA